The sequence GGCTTGACTCCAGAGTGACAGAGCAGATGTTTACTGAGACCTGATGAACGAgtaaagctctttccacactgatggcatgtgtatggtttctctccagtgtgcatTCTTGCGTGTGTGTTAAGATTTCCTTTGTGTGCGAAACCCTTTCCACATTGAGAGCAGGTGTGCAGCTTTTTGGCTTTTGCTCTTTGAGCTTGAAAGGTGCGATGTTCATCCTCTGCTTCATTTAGCTCATGTATTTGCTGTTTCTTTTCCATCcagtctaaaataaaaaaatatgatgtgGTTAAAATCAGTTCAAGTGAACCATTATTTAATAGCAAGAGATATTTGTATACAGTATCAGATGTCTGATTctcatgataattaaaataaaataaggatgACAACTGCAATAAAACAAGGttctgatcatttaaatgcatttatgtatcatttatcatttacataTGACTCAAATCAAGAATGGACACCAACCTGTGTgctcctcagtatcttcatgtttaaTTCTACAAGGTTCTGGAGCACTCATGTCGTCAACCTCCACTTTAACAAACTCCATTTCtcctattttcatttttcaatcgATTTCTCCTGTTATTTATTCTCAGGACGATCTTCTTCGTTCATATTTTGTGTCAGGTTGTAAACCACTTTAAGGTGCATTTGCGCCATCTACTGGAGTGTAGAGCATTGTGTTTGGAAAAAGGGCATAAATGACTCAAATCCTGTCATTCTGGCCTTAATTTAGAAGTGAATTATATAATCAGACTGTATATAAACATATGCATGGATGCATAGTCATTAAATCTCTATCTACATAAAAGATAAGATAAGTCAAATTAAGATTAAtttcatgcagaaaaaaaaacattggttgttagttatatattcttatatttatttattctccaaTCTGTTACTTTTGTTCCTAGTCTCAGACACTTGGTAAGACATTTCCAGCATATTAATAAGAGAGTCAGAATATCATCTTTATCAAtcattaagaaaacaaacaaaaattatcacACATCACTAGTGCCTTTTAGATGCAGCAAAATTTCTAGCCCCCTCTACACAGTCACAGCATTGTTGATCAAATCTTCCTACCACCTTCACAGCATAACTTGATTGTGGTCTTATATAGGTTAATGCTTTGTAACTTTACATTTGATTGGTTGACAACAAATTgcaaattaaaaacagtattattttacttaatgtttaatTCCAAAAACTAgtcaaatggaaataaataacaacataaaagtaatattttctcTCAAGCACCACTACAGAAAGTTTGCTATAAACTACCTCcgtgtttcaaacccataaatgTGAAAAGGACACTTAAGCAACTTCTTAAGTGAGAGAAACTGATCATTAAAACTTGAAAATTATGAACAGCGGCTGAACTTTGGACAAAGCTTTTCCGTATGAGCAAgtaaactcttcccacactgaggACAGTGGCACAGCTTCTATTCGGTATGAACTTGCTCGTGCATATTTAGTGATACTCGATAAGCGACCCTCCGTTTCCAGTGTGAACACtagtaaggtttttctccagtatgAACGTGCATATGATGTATGAGACCCGATGCCTCCACGAAACTCTGTTCACACTGCGGACACCTGTATGGTTTCTCACCAGTGTGGAGCATTATGTGCCTGTCAAGATGTACTTTTTGCGTGAAACTACTTTCACAATGAGTACATGTGTATGGTCTCTCTCCGGTATGAACTCGTAAGTGTCTCTTAAGATTCTGTCTACCTGTGAAACTCTTCcgcactgagagcagctgaaagaccTGACCTTAAACGCCTGATGGTAAAATTTGATGTGCTTGCTAAGGTGTGCCTTTTCTGCAAAACTCTTTCCGCAATCAGAGCAAGTGTttggtttctctccggtgtgacaTCTTAGGTGTATCTTAAGTCTGTATTCATTTGGACAGACCTTTCCACACTCAGCGCAGGTGCAAGACTTTCGTCCGATATGCATTCGTATGTGCTTGGCAAgatgttgtttttctgtaaaactcttttcacactgagggcaagtgtatggtttctctccggtATGAATTTTTAAGTGTCTTTTCAGTCTGCATTTAAACGCGTAGCTCTTCTCGCAATGAGAGCAGGTGAAACACCGCTTTTCTCCAGAGTGAATCTTAGCATGGTTCTTCAGGCTCTCTCTACTCGCAAAACCGCGTCCGCACTGATCACATTCGTAAGGCTTTTCTCCCGTGTGAATTCTTATGTGGCATGTAAGGTGTTTGTTCAGTATGAAACTCTTTCCGCAATCATGGCAGGTGtatggtttttctccagtgtgagttTTTAAGTGATACTCCAGGTTCTCTTGACGTGTAAAACTCTTTTCACACAGATGACATTGTAGAGACTTTCTGGCTTTTGTTCTGTGAGTTCTGCTTCGTGAGACTTTCTTTTCATTAAACGTTTCTTCTCCATTTAAAAGACTTTGAGGTTTCTCACACCACTCCACTCTATTCGGTtcttgattttcttctttcaccTCCATCAGATCTGAAaaattcaggtcagtactaaataaacaataatgcattttgtatgattcctcttattttggtaaaataatgaacattttgcagattctgcaataAGGTGTGTGTAAACTTCCGACTTCAGCTGTTTATGATTTCATTCATGAAAACCCAATCACATATGcagacaaaaactaaaacaagcaaAGAACACAAAATAACCCGTTTGTACCGATTAAACACTAGAGCAACAAAcaatcaatttaattatttaaattaatattcccGTTTAGATTTAAAGCTTAGATTTGAACAACCGTTTAATTTAgcagcaaattttattttaaaaaaatatatatattacatatattcttattttaaagaAGAGACGTCTTACCAGTTGTTTTCTTCCCGCATATGTAGCCTACAAATACTACACTCCGCCGGAAACGCGCTCTCACTGTCGTAAACATCTACCGTACCGCCTCTGCTGGTGTCACATTGTGCACTGAAAGTCTTCCTCCAGGTGGCTCTTGCTGGATGACTATGAAACAGTTCATTCTTATTCtataagatcacaagaaattgaCACACGACGTCTGTTgcattctgtgtttttctttgcttttctttattaCTTTTGTTAACTTTAAGGTCCAGCTATAATATTCCAATTCGAATAcagttcatataaaatattatatataaacattttgagGTTGTGTACCCCATAcaaatttatttcaagtaaagtgGGACATTCCTTATTTATCAAAAATTAGACTGCatcttaattaaaaacacatgatttATTATCGGATATGATTAGATGAACATATTTATCAAACCCAAAACACACCTAGGTTAcgggtaaaataaataatgtgtaaatCTACATCTCAATTAATTAACAACTAAAAGAACATGTTGTGTTGACATTAAATTGGATGAAATCTGAAAATCAGAATATTCAGAAATCagaatattgattaaaaaaatgaactctACAATACATTAAAGATATGACTATAACACAAGCAAcaataaataagctttaaaaaATGGTAAccatatgtaaaaatgtttttctgtctatGCTCTAAACACTTTAAACTATTTAATTGTGTCCATATTGTAAAGGTTTTCCAAAGaagtacattataaatgtcagctataaaatagttatttaatgaatttaagtaTAAATACTGAAGGTTAAAGGTTAAATATTCCACGACTGACCTTTATTTATGATCAATAACAGCGTCACTTACAGCTTTTAGTCTGTTAAAATATCCAGCACTCATCTTTCATACTCTCTTCTGTGCAGGCTCCTTTCCTTTCCACTTTTATGGCAATCTCTTTAGTGTATTGCTGCCATCTAATGGAAAATGCTGGAATACAGACATTTCTCTCAAATATAGTCCGTTAGATCAGTACGTGTACAGATTAAACTGATTCATAGTTAACCCCCAGTGCCCTGATCATATTCTTATGGTATTAATGCCAAGACAGTGTCAATAGACAATGAGCTGCTGAAAAGTCAATAGTTCCCTGTTTTCTCCTCATTCATTATGATGATGTCTAAAATCTTCTGTAAATTGGCACATTAAGCACAATTCAATAGactgagacaaactacaggatcATCACAAATAAAACCTATTACTGAACAGCTAAATATACTATAATGGACTAACAGAGATAATCAGATGTCAGAGAAATGgaaattttatttgaatcattGCACAAAGCCTATGCAACTTGTATGCCGCAGAtataataatattgcatttataatcaaattaaattaaaaaaaataatttacttgaaatattaaaTCTGTAGAAGACATTTGCTCACTCTGACacagaaaaatgctttttaatatgcGTCACTAGAGTTGATGACTGATTGAAGCTCTCTCCACACTGAGTACAGtaatatggtttctctccagtatgaactcgcTCATGGTTTTTCAGGTTTCCAGACTGAGTGAAACTCTTGTCACAATATGAGCACTtttaaggtttttctccagtgtgaattctttgAAGCTGTTTCAGTTGACTAGCTGTAGTAAAGCTCTTcccacactcaaagcacatgtaatCTCTCACTTCATTATGTGTTTTCTGGTGAAGTTTACAAATAGCAAGCcttgaaaaactctttccacagacAGAACACACATGAGGCTTCTCATCTGAGTGAATTATCATGTggatttttaattgtgatgatgaaacaaactttttaccacactgatcacAGTTAAAAGGCTTTTCTCCAGAGTGAACATGCAGATGATAACGGAGACCTGATGCTCCagcgaaactctttccacagtaaGAACACACATGAGGCTTCTCATCTGAATTAATTATCAAGTGGATTTTTAGTTGTGATGATGAAATAAACGTTTTACCACACTGATCACAGTTAAAAGGCTTTTCGCAGAGTAAACATGCAGATGATAACTGAGACCTGATGCTCCAGCATAACTCTTTCCACAATGAGTGCATGTGttcagtttctctccagtgtggactCTCATGTGTTTCTTAAGGTCTCCTTTGtgtttgaaactctttccacactgtgaGCATGTgcagctgtttttcttttttttgaagttttgattttacagtgTTCCTCCTCCACTTCATTCACCTCATGTCTTTGCCGTTTTACTTCAGTCCagcctaaaataaacaaatgatgatGTTAAAATCAATGAACCTGATTTAGTAGCAGGAACCAAAAAGAGGTCACATCTGAGTATTAAGTATCAGATCTTTGATGCACCAAAGGTAAGTTCTGTCATTCcttgttaataatattaaaatccaGATCTGATCATTAAGATGATAATTTATCATTCCTATCACAGCCACTAAATCTTTTTGACTGAAGCTTTAGTGTTTCTCAGCAGTCAGTAATGAAGAATCAAGAATggacaccaacctgtttgttcctcagtatcttcatgttttattctggATGGTTCTGGATCACTCATGTCTTCaatctcctctttaataaactccatctttaccACAGTATGTCACAGATTTCAGCTGCTGCACCTGGAGTTTGTCCTTCTCTTGTAGGATGCTGTGGATATTTCTCACCTATTTAACCCAGTTAAAGCACAAACCACAGATTCTAAAGATTTAATTGGTCGTGTCAATCACACTGATCTCCTACACAACACTGAAACAAATCCAGTACAAACTGTACGTGTTTATTTTGTGTCAAGTCAAccaaatttcacaaaattaccCAACTcgaatttttgattttgttcatatttttttctgtagaaagACAATCATAAATAGTGACGAAAACTAAAATTTTATGTTATGGGTGAATATTAACTGAGTAATCGattattttgtagaggggggtcaaaatgaCCATTTTCATCTGAGATTTGGAGCCAATTTACAGGGTGAAACAATGACTACAGggaggaaaaaagtaatttttcccAAGTGTCACTTGAAGGAATTTCAGAAAGCCAAGTCGTGACTGGCgaaaggaggagttggggatggaggagggtaatttgcAACTGAGCAAGTGAAAAAGCTGCTGAATTATAATGAATATAGCTTATATAGAAATGCCGTGATAGTTGTCATATTCCTATAGGTAGATGTGATCAGCTGAGAGTCACCCGATGCAAGCTTGACTCatgtgacctgccagaactaacccTATACACTTAATTTGACCTCCAAATCTCTGTGCAAATATAAAATACTGATAGTGCAATCTTTCTCGAGTATTTTTTTACCCTGTAATTTGGTTCCAAAGGTGAAAATTCTCTATAAAATATTTAGTACTCAGCAcatattcatccatgacatttaatattttgtctttcttcttcatttatgtatttctctCAACAGAAAGAGCTGTGAATTCTATGTATGATCAATCAATGATGTCTATTTTGTTAGTTACTTGGTTGTGTTATTGAATCAGTGGTGAAACGGGGCTTGCTCTTAACTAGTGCAAAAAAACACTCTTTgacagaaacaaaacattttctaaaatgaTAAACCTTGCATTGCATCAATTATGTTATGTATAATTGGTTTTAACGGCAGATAGcctgaatgaaaatgctaatttatgttatttcaatgtaaaaaaGGACGAGTGCAGGGATGATTTCTGTAGTCtttcacagtatttttaatcatgtttaaccTGAGGGGTAAACGGTTTAAAACACACATCAATAGGTGATTATCACACAAAGTGATgatcctgtagtttgtctcagtCTGTTGACACACAATGAAATGTGCTTAATGTGCCAATTTAGACATCATCATAATGAATGATAGAATTGGCTTTTCAGCAGCTCAGTTTATGTTTATGGATGTTTCTGTCAGACAATGGTTTCACTAATTGTCAGAtacactgttttgtttttctttgttgttttgcaAATTTTAATTGTATGAAAAAATGCTGCAAGTACATAACTGGATGAATTGATAGACTTTGTGACAACTTTatgctttttatgcattttcataAGAATCACTAGAGTTTAATGCACAGTGCAGCTTCTCTGCAGTATGAACTCGCTCGGGTTTCCAGACACAGCAAAACACTTGTCACTATATGAACACTTGTAAGGTCTTTCTCCAGTATTGTTTGATGCTGTTTCAGTTGTTTAACTCTAGTAAAAAACAACTTTATAGGATGGTTGCCCATATTTATGTAACccagtgtttaataaaaattaaacagggCACaggttatattattaaattaataagtaatCAGACATCTAACACAGATGACAGAAACCcattaaatgtacaatatatacaGGCTGAATAGGGAGTATATAAGCAACAATAAACCTTCtctttaaattcatttagaaACTGTTCAGATATTATAAAACAGAAGTAATAAAATCGTTTTGAAACAATAATGCCTATATGGTAACATCCTGCACATGACCATAAAAACTCTGATTTAAACAGCTTCACAGTTCAATTAATACAAGCTTAGACAAAAACAAGAAGttctataaaatgataaacctcattTTTGTAGCTTTTAAAGAGCTTTGTAGCTTTTAAAGCATtcagtcaagtttacattattaAGTCAtgtgatttccactttaattaaaaaatatatatatataacaaatagaattaatgtaatcattttaaagaaaaaaggatgttttgcTAAAGCTTTTGGAGAAAGAAGCCGTCGTCTTGTAATAAGACAGTGTGTGATGTCACAGGGTTGGTTCACTCGGTTGGCCAGTTAcgtaatataagcatttctttacttttgaacacacaaatgttgttcttttttagtGAATAGACTATGATACATATGACTTTTTTTGGCTATGACTAGTTACATGTGAACTAAATGTGACAAATTGCtactagtattttattttatttttttcattgttgctTTGATTAATGGCAAATTAAATAGTGTTAGTTTGTTACGTGGACATTCTCggtggacatctcggcatggatgaaaaaACATCACCTaaagctcaacctggcaaagactgagcttcttgtccgAATCTACAGTATGAGTtttccatccagctaggttcttctacaattaccccatcagcttcggtcagaaatcttggtgtaagctttgatgaccagctgacattgcaaagactgctcgatcttgcaggtttgcattgcacagcATCAGAAAGATCgagccctttctaacggagcatgctgcacaacttcttgtcccttcttgtcatttctaggctggactactgcaatgctcttctggctggacttccatcaagcacaaccAAACCTTTACAAATTATTGCTGTTCTCCATCAACACAGAAAAAGCATCCCCAAATCTTGTGACATTTCACAGAAAAACTAGTTTATTTGAGCTAATTGCACATTTACTGTATCTGAATCTCACACTACTGACTAGAAATATAGAATCTGTAGAAAACATTTGCTCACTCTGACAcagaacaatgatttttaatatgcGTCACTAGAGTTGATGACTGAGTGAAACTCTCTCCACACTGAATACATAcagcttctctccggtgtgagcTCGCTCATGCCTTTTCAGGTCTTTAGACTGAATTAACTCTTGTCACAATATGAGCAATTGTAAGGTCTTTCTCCAGTATGAATTTTTTGGTGACGTTTCAGATTGCTAGCTGtagtaaaactctttccacactcacaaaacacatgATCTTGTACATCATTATGCATTTTCTGATGCTGCTTACAGTGAGCCAGtcgtgaaaaactctttccacagaaAGAGCACACATAAGGTTTCTCTTGCGAATGAACGGTCAGGTGACTTTTTAGATGCGATGATCTTATAAACCCTTTACCACACTGATCACAGCGAAATGGCTTTTCACCAGAGTGAACGTGAAGATGATATTTGAGACCTGGTGCATCTATGAAACGCTTTCCACACTGAGTACAGTTGtgaggcttctctccagtgtgaagtcCTTCATGCCTTTTCAGGTTTCCAGACTGAGTGAAACTCCTGTCACAATATGAGCACTTGtgaggtttttctccagtgtgaattctttgGTGTCTTGTCAAATCGGCAGTTGCAgtaaagctctttccacactcaaAGCACACGTGATCTCTCACTACATTATGTGATTTCTGGTGCAGTTTACAACTTCCCAGCCGTGAAAAGCTCTTTCCACAGAAAGTGCATACATAAGGTTTCTCATCTGAATGAactttttggtgttgttttagaATTGATgatgaaataaactttttaccacactgatcacAGTTAAAAGGCTTTTCTCCAGAGTGAACGTGCAGATGATAACTAAGACCTGATGGtccactgaaactctttccacactgagtgcatgggtatggtttctctccagcgTGGATTCTCATGTGTTTCTTAAGGTCTCCTTTGTGTTTGAAACTGTTTCCACACCGTGTGCAGGTGTGTAGCTGTTTGactatttttcttgatttttttattttacagtgttccTCCTCCACTTCTTTCAGCTTCACTCTTTGCTGTTTTACTTCAGCCAAGtctaaaataaacaaagtatGTGGTTAAAATCAAGTTAACTGGATCTTTGTTTGATTGATGTTTCTCACCAGTCAACAATGAAGAATCAAGAATGAACATCAACCTGTTTATTCCTCGGtatcttcatgttttattctggATGGTTCTGGATCCCTCATGTCGTCaatctcctctttaataaactgaATATTCAATATTATGTATCAGATTTCAACACTCGACTCACAgcttctctcttctttttcttctttacatAAAATTTGCGGCAGATTAGACTCCTCAAAGGCGTATTGCTGCCCTCTTCAGTCCATTTGAAGAACTCCGCCTAGAGGTTAAATTCTCTCATAAAGTCCAgtgatatgtaaaaaaataaaaaaataaaaatatatatacattaaaacagCCTTTGTTGTTTCATAGTCCTTGTTATTAAGAATTGATTTAAGCGATAAAAATGATACTCCAGATTCCAGCAGCTCAGAAAACATCTTGCAGTTCGATGAATAACACGCTCCATTATTacatccctgttgaaaaaaaaaaacagcatatgctggttaggtatgttttgacgctgggatgctggtcctttgctagtttatactggtcatgtgctggtttatgctggtcctttgctagTTTATACTGGTcatatgctggtttatgctggtcctttgctggtttatactggtcatgtgctggtttatgctggtcctttgctggtttatactggtcatgtgctggtttatgctggtcctttgttggtttatactggtcatgtgctggtttatgctggtcatgtgctggtttatgatggtccttttgctggtttatgatggtcatgtgctggtttatgctggtcctttgctggtttatgttggtcctttgctggtttatgttggtcatgtgctggtttatgctggtcctttgctggtttatgctggtcatgtgctggtttatgctggtcctttgctggtttatgctggtcatgtgctggtttatgctggtcctttgctagtttatactggtcatgtgctggtttatgctggtcctttgctggtttatgctggtcatgtgctggtttatgctggtcctttgctagTTTATACTGGTCATGTgccggtttatgctggtcatgtgctgttTATGCTgctcatgtgctggtttatgctggccctttgctggtttatgctggtcatgtgctggtttatgctggtcctttgctagtttatactggtcatgtgctggtttatgctggtcctttgctggtttatgctggtcatgtgctggtttatgctggtcctttgctggtttatgctggtcatgtgctggtttatgctggtcatgtgctggtttatgctggtcctttgctggtttatgctggtcatgtgctggtttatgctggccctttgctggtttatgctggtcatgtgctggtttgtgctggtcctttgctagtttatactggtcatgtgctggtttatgctggtcctttgctggtttatactggtcatgtgctggtttatgctggtcctttgctggtttatgctggtcatgtgctggtttatgctggtcatgtgctggtttatgctggtttatgatggtcatgtgctggtttatgctggtcctttgctggtttatgtttgTCATGTGCtgatttatgctggtcctttgctggtttatgctggtcctttgctgatttatgctggtcatgtgctggtttatgctggtcctttgctggtttatgttggtcatGTGCtgatttatgctggtcctttgctggtttatgctggtcatgtgctggtttatgctggtcctttgctggtttatgctggtcatgtgctggtttatgctggtcctttgctagtttatactggtcatgtgctggtttatgctggtcatgtgctggtttatgctggccctttgctggtttatgctggtcatgtgctggtttatgctggtcctttgctagtttatactggtcatgtgctggtttatgctggtcctttgctggtttatgctggtcctgtgctggtttatgctggtcatgtgctggtttatgctggtcatgtgctggtttatgctggtcatgtgctggtttatgctggtcctttgctggtttatgctgctcatgtgctggtttatgctggtcatgtgctggtttatgctggtcctt is a genomic window of Cyprinus carpio isolate SPL01 chromosome B15, ASM1834038v1, whole genome shotgun sequence containing:
- the LOC109088147 gene encoding gastrula zinc finger protein xLCGF3.1-like yields the protein MFTTVRARFRRSVVFVGYICGKKTTDLMEVKEENQEPNRVEWCEKPQSLLNGEETFNEKKVSRSRTHRTKARKSLQCHLCEKSFTRQENLEYHLKTHTGEKPYTCHDCGKSFILNKHLTCHIRIHTGEKPYECDQCGRGFASRESLKNHAKIHSGEKRCFTCSHCEKSYAFKCRLKRHLKIHTGEKPYTCPQCEKSFTEKQHLAKHIRMHIGRKSCTCAECGKVCPNEYRLKIHLRCHTGEKPNTCSDCGKSFAEKAHLSKHIKFYHQAFKVRSFSCSQCGRVSQVDRILRDTYEFIPERDHTHVLIVKVVSRKKYILTGT